The Gemella haemolysans genome includes a region encoding these proteins:
- a CDS encoding glycosyltransferase: MQDKLLTIVVPTYNISGYIEKCIHSFLAVNEKYYKDFEVIVVNDGSTDNSVRVVENLIIESDLDLRIISKENGGHGSTINVGINEAKGKYFKVIDGDDWIDISSFETLLEKLKTIDVDMVISNYTEQHVYNNSKKTIDFVERIVPDGIVEGLPDRRTPMHALTYKTSILKNNDIRLSEKTFYVDTEYTLLPIKYVKNYVYYNLDIYQYFLGRPDQSMHINIMKQKSDHHYRVTKRILELYQEIHTDKIQENIVREALIYLINKQCQLAILNNNLEEMYELFNYANKCGFTWRYDKEKKVTSLISLNYRMKRIFDCFVNSLVKKKQKEWSEIDAY, encoded by the coding sequence ATGCAAGATAAATTGCTTACAATAGTTGTACCGACATATAATATTTCTGGATATATAGAGAAATGTATACATTCATTTTTAGCAGTTAATGAGAAATATTATAAAGATTTTGAAGTAATCGTTGTTAATGATGGTAGTACAGATAATTCTGTTCGAGTAGTCGAAAATTTAATTATAGAATCTGATTTGGACTTAAGAATAATCTCTAAAGAAAACGGTGGGCATGGTTCAACTATAAATGTAGGAATAAATGAAGCTAAAGGGAAATATTTTAAAGTTATTGATGGTGATGACTGGATAGACATCAGTAGTTTTGAAACGTTATTAGAAAAATTAAAAACAATAGATGTAGATATGGTAATTTCAAATTATACAGAGCAACATGTGTATAATAATAGTAAAAAGACTATTGATTTTGTAGAAAGAATTGTACCAGATGGTATCGTAGAGGGATTACCTGATAGAAGAACTCCTATGCATGCGCTAACGTATAAGACATCTATTTTAAAAAATAATGATATAAGATTGAGTGAAAAGACATTCTATGTAGATACGGAATACACATTGTTGCCTATAAAATATGTGAAGAATTATGTATATTATAATTTAGATATTTATCAATACTTTTTAGGTAGACCAGATCAAAGTATGCATATTAATATTATGAAACAAAAATCGGATCATCACTATAGAGTAACTAAAAGAATATTAGAATTATATCAGGAAATCCATACTGATAAGATTCAAGAAAATATTGTTAGAGAAGCATTAATTTATTTAATAAATAAACAATGCCAATTAGCAATATTGAATAATAATTTAGAAGAAATGTATGAATTATTTAACTACGCTAATAAATGTGGTTTTACATGGAGATACGATAAAGAAAAAAAAGTTACATCTTTAATAAGTTTGAATTATAGAATGAAAAG
- a CDS encoding glycosyltransferase family 4 protein, producing the protein MKKICFVKWIIDRVDGGLKVAVNLANELSDKYEVHLVSVLATEECFFDLKFNVRYENLSSKKLSMQKHFFKSVLLLREYLKKHDIQIVFGIGMSMNSVGIASTLGLDTVFISCDHTNSIVDIDTKVKKFQRYFGAKAADKIITLTTEDRDNYIRQYKIDSNKVECIYNWINSIDSIERYNVNSKKLITVGRFDKQKGYDYLSKVAVNVLSKYPDWQWDIYGSGDDSIKEKLVEELKEGGVIAQVNFMGNVRGIENIYPNHGIYVMTSRYEGLPLVLLEAKQYGLPIISFDCPTGPSEIVLDGENGYLIDNFDTEEMSNKICELIGNEELREIFSGNSMNDTEKFSKEKILQQWINLIEEMIGGEHAR; encoded by the coding sequence ATGAAAAAAATATGTTTTGTAAAATGGATTATTGATAGAGTTGATGGTGGATTAAAGGTGGCTGTTAATTTAGCAAATGAATTATCCGATAAATATGAAGTGCATTTAGTATCTGTATTGGCAACTGAAGAGTGTTTTTTTGATTTGAAATTTAATGTTAGATACGAAAATTTATCAAGTAAAAAGTTATCGATGCAAAAACATTTTTTTAAATCTGTTTTATTATTAAGAGAATATTTAAAGAAACATGATATCCAGATTGTTTTTGGTATAGGAATGAGTATGAATAGTGTAGGTATAGCTAGTACATTAGGTTTAGATACAGTATTTATTTCGTGTGATCATACTAATTCTATAGTTGATATTGATACTAAGGTAAAAAAATTCCAACGATATTTTGGGGCTAAAGCAGCTGATAAAATAATTACACTAACTACTGAAGATAGAGATAATTATATAAGACAGTATAAGATTGATTCTAATAAAGTGGAGTGTATTTATAATTGGATAAACTCTATTGATAGTATAGAAAGATATAATGTTAATTCTAAAAAATTAATTACGGTAGGTCGTTTTGATAAGCAAAAAGGATATGATTATTTATCCAAAGTAGCTGTTAATGTATTATCAAAATATCCTGATTGGCAATGGGATATATATGGTTCAGGTGATGATAGTATTAAAGAAAAGTTAGTTGAGGAACTAAAAGAAGGCGGAGTAATAGCTCAGGTTAATTTTATGGGGAATGTAAGAGGGATAGAGAATATTTATCCTAATCATGGGATATATGTAATGACTTCTCGATATGAAGGATTACCTTTAGTACTATTAGAAGCAAAACAATATGGATTACCGATTATTAGTTTTGATTGTCCAACGGGACCATCAGAAATAGTTCTAGATGGAGAAAATGGATATTTAATTGATAACTTTGATACTGAAGAAATGAGTAATAAAATTTGTGAACTTATTGGAAATGAGGAGTTAAGAGAAATTTTTTCTGGGAATTCCATGAATGATACAGAGAAATTTAGTAAAGAAAAAATTCTACAGCAATGGATTAATTTGATTGAAGAGATGATAGGAGGAGAACATGCAAGATAA
- a CDS encoding LicD family protein, protein MDKEVVLKKIQEQELLLLKECIKLCENNSIEYFALGGTLLGAVRHQGFIPWDDDIDLGIPRKYYDKLIELLSDNEEVVLEKNIINLNVLQYKKKENIQIGSESYSVYIDLFPLDGAPNGKIARKVFLTKFLLYRVLYKFSIIDKLNIVDRGFVGNLVVGLMKKSKIYKILSSERLVEKLHKIAATYSFDNSDFGGNILGRYREKEIVSKKIFGNSKLLKFEDIEIRSPEDYDGYLKHIYGDYMKLPDKKNRIAHFEEMKSKE, encoded by the coding sequence ATGGATAAAGAAGTAGTACTGAAGAAAATTCAAGAACAAGAATTATTATTATTAAAAGAATGCATAAAATTATGTGAGAATAACAGTATAGAGTATTTTGCTTTAGGAGGTACTCTTTTAGGAGCAGTAAGACATCAAGGGTTCATACCTTGGGATGATGATATAGATTTAGGAATACCTAGAAAATATTATGATAAATTGATTGAATTATTGAGTGATAACGAAGAAGTAGTTTTAGAGAAAAACATAATTAATTTGAATGTATTGCAATATAAGAAAAAAGAAAATATACAAATAGGATCAGAATCATATTCTGTATATATTGATTTATTTCCATTAGATGGGGCTCCAAATGGTAAAATAGCTAGAAAGGTATTTTTAACGAAGTTTTTATTATATAGAGTACTATATAAGTTTTCGATTATAGATAAGTTAAATATTGTAGACCGTGGATTTGTTGGGAATTTAGTAGTTGGTCTTATGAAGAAATCTAAAATATATAAAATACTTTCATCAGAGAGATTAGTTGAAAAATTACATAAAATTGCAGCCACTTATAGTTTTGATAATAGTGACTTTGGAGGAAATATTTTAGGTAGATATAGAGAAAAAGAAATTGTTTCAAAGAAAATATTTGGGAATTCAAAATTATTGAAGTTTGAAGACATTGAAATAAGAAGTCCTGAAGACTATGATGGGTATTTAAAACATATTTATGGAGATTACATGAAACTACCTGATAAAAAAAATAGAATAGCGCATTTTGAAGAGATGAAAAGTAAGGAATAA
- a CDS encoding glycosyltransferase family 8 protein: MEVKRLDIVYATDNNFIDVLYASIASLYDTNGDLNLDIWIIGEKISDLNKEKINNLSKEYNQKEVNWIENCEVPYQVKLDRGSASQYSRLMIGSALPDSIKKALYLDADTIILSNLIELFNVCFDDKIVIGVSDVINAEYKKILNIPEDRAVFNTGVLLIDLEKWRIEQIESKLFDVICKFKGNVIQGDVGILNAVLYDSYKEINPKFNYMTIFEDMSYEDILVFKKPVDYYSKKKLEDARNNIVIRHYTTCFLSRRPWQQGSKVAHVREFEKYYKGEFKSVKDPKILKIYNILPKKLAIRIIGFIQSKIRPKLYKILQ; the protein is encoded by the coding sequence ATGGAAGTGAAAAGATTGGATATAGTATACGCTACAGATAATAATTTTATCGATGTGCTTTATGCTTCGATAGCTTCATTGTATGATACCAATGGAGATTTAAACTTAGATATTTGGATAATAGGGGAAAAAATATCTGATTTAAATAAAGAGAAAATAAATAATTTATCAAAAGAATACAATCAGAAAGAAGTTAATTGGATTGAAAATTGTGAAGTACCTTATCAAGTGAAGTTAGATAGGGGCTCAGCTAGCCAATATAGTAGACTCATGATTGGATCTGCTCTGCCAGATAGTATAAAAAAAGCATTATACTTAGATGCAGACACAATTATTTTATCAAATTTAATAGAGTTATTTAATGTTTGTTTTGATGACAAAATAGTTATAGGTGTTTCAGATGTTATAAATGCAGAGTATAAGAAAATCTTGAACATTCCAGAGGATAGAGCTGTTTTTAATACAGGGGTTTTATTGATAGATTTAGAAAAGTGGAGAATAGAACAAATAGAAAGTAAGTTGTTTGATGTGATCTGTAAATTTAAAGGAAATGTTATTCAAGGTGATGTTGGAATATTAAATGCAGTTTTATATGATTCATATAAGGAGATAAATCCTAAATTTAATTATATGACAATTTTTGAAGATATGTCTTATGAGGATATTCTTGTATTTAAAAAACCAGTAGATTACTATTCTAAAAAGAAATTAGAAGACGCTAGAAATAATATTGTGATTCGTCATTATACAACATGCTTTTTGTCAAGAAGACCATGGCAACAGGGAAGTAAGGTAGCTCATGTGAGAGAGTTTGAGAAATATTATAAAGGGGAATTCAAAAGTGTTAAAGATCCTAAGATTTTAAAGATATATAATATTCTTCCTAAAAAATTAGCTATACGAATTATAGGTTTTATTCAATCAAAAATAAGACCGAAGTTATATAAAATATTACAATAA
- a CDS encoding sugar transferase, which translates to MYYIRRTNKFLFLVTDLIALSLAYIFSFDFQSKSKDNLYFFIVMNVIGILVALMSEEYWTISERGYLKELKATFIYVLKVVSLFTLFLVIFNRNDFFDIVKSMELIIYLVLAFVLIYCVRIISKRINNRYRDDSRNIIILSDFCDLNTIGELPSNYQVLAYANNSDEYIYNAKPVVHNISEIRDFLSHHRVDEIYANLSSQTDLVEIFKIFEVLGIPTKINITPIIKEVGANTAVTFQGDNIYLTSAIKIATLRQVILKRVMDIAISVVGILLTIIVGIIILPIVKMQAPGPLIFTQTRIGQNGKKFKIYKFRSMYMDAEERKAKLLSQNELETTLMFKMNNDPRVFPFGQKLRDWSLDELPQFINVLKGDMSVVGTRPPTVDEYTQYDLHHFKRMQVKPGITGMWQVSGRSNILDFEEVVKLDMKYIENWSLRLDIKIIIKTIMVVLKREGSK; encoded by the coding sequence ATGTATTATATTAGAAGAACTAATAAGTTTCTGTTCTTGGTGACTGATTTAATAGCCTTATCTTTAGCTTACATTTTTAGTTTTGATTTCCAATCAAAATCAAAAGATAACTTGTACTTCTTTATTGTTATGAATGTTATCGGTATTCTTGTCGCACTTATGTCAGAAGAATATTGGACAATATCAGAGAGAGGGTATCTTAAAGAACTTAAGGCAACATTTATCTATGTATTAAAAGTTGTCTCATTGTTTACATTGTTTTTAGTAATATTTAATCGCAATGATTTCTTTGATATAGTAAAAAGTATGGAATTGATTATTTATTTAGTTCTAGCATTTGTCTTGATCTATTGTGTAAGAATTATTTCTAAAAGAATAAATAATCGTTATCGTGATGACAGTCGAAATATTATAATACTATCTGATTTTTGTGATTTAAACACTATTGGAGAGCTTCCAAGTAATTATCAAGTATTAGCATATGCGAACAATTCAGATGAATATATATATAACGCTAAACCGGTTGTCCACAATATTTCTGAAATTAGAGATTTCTTATCTCATCATAGAGTTGATGAAATATATGCCAATTTATCGTCTCAAACAGACTTGGTTGAAATATTTAAGATTTTTGAAGTGTTAGGTATTCCGACGAAGATTAATATAACACCAATAATTAAAGAAGTAGGAGCTAATACTGCAGTAACGTTCCAAGGAGATAATATTTATTTAACATCTGCAATAAAAATAGCAACACTACGTCAGGTAATTCTGAAGAGAGTGATGGATATAGCAATCTCAGTAGTGGGAATACTATTAACGATTATTGTAGGTATAATTATACTGCCAATAGTGAAAATGCAAGCGCCAGGCCCACTTATTTTCACTCAAACAAGAATAGGACAAAATGGTAAAAAGTTTAAAATATACAAGTTTAGAAGTATGTATATGGATGCTGAAGAAAGAAAAGCAAAACTTTTAAGCCAAAATGAGCTAGAGACAACGTTGATGTTTAAAATGAATAATGATCCTAGGGTCTTCCCATTTGGACAAAAACTAAGGGATTGGTCATTGGATGAACTTCCACAATTTATCAATGTTCTTAAAGGGGATATGAGCGTTGTAGGAACACGTCCTCCGACAGTTGATGAATATACACAGTATGATCTTCATCATTTCAAACGTATGCAGGTAAAACCTGGTATTACAGGAATGTGGCAGGTTAGTGGAAGAAGTAACATACTTGATTTTGAAGAAGTAGTTAAACTAGATATGAAATATATCGAAAATTGGTCGCTAAGACTGGACATAAAAATTATAATTAAAACTATAATGGTTGTCCTAAAAAGAGAAGGAAGTAAATAA
- a CDS encoding polysaccharide biosynthesis tyrosine autokinase, whose amino-acid sequence MAQINLLTNQKIVDPKNDEYYNAIRTNIQFLGKDKKVIVITSTSENEGKSTVSTNLAISLAKLGLKTILVDADTRKSVMAGRFKFKHKISGLTNYLSGVSPIEDVIYETDVEHLNVIPVGQVPPNPTGLLQNKNFNIMIEVFREYYDYVIIDTPPIGQVIDAAIVAPKTDGVILLVEANRVKKKSIEKAKEQLEKGGAEFLGVILNKVNSNELGYGGYYGHYGSYGLNGNKDKK is encoded by the coding sequence ATGGCACAAATTAATTTACTAACAAACCAAAAAATAGTAGATCCTAAAAATGATGAATATTACAACGCCATACGTACAAATATCCAATTTTTAGGAAAAGATAAAAAAGTAATCGTAATTACATCAACTTCAGAAAACGAAGGGAAGAGTACTGTATCGACTAATTTAGCTATTTCATTAGCAAAATTAGGTCTTAAAACTATTCTAGTGGACGCTGATACACGTAAGTCTGTAATGGCAGGTCGTTTCAAATTTAAGCACAAAATTAGTGGTCTAACTAACTATCTTTCTGGAGTATCTCCAATCGAAGATGTTATTTATGAAACTGATGTGGAACACCTTAATGTTATTCCAGTAGGTCAAGTACCACCGAACCCAACAGGATTATTACAAAACAAAAACTTTAACATTATGATTGAAGTATTTAGAGAATATTATGACTATGTTATCATCGATACACCACCGATTGGACAGGTAATCGATGCGGCTATCGTAGCTCCTAAGACAGATGGAGTAATTCTCCTTGTAGAAGCAAATCGTGTTAAGAAGAAGAGTATAGAAAAAGCCAAGGAACAACTTGAAAAAGGTGGAGCTGAGTTCCTAGGAGTAATCTTAAATAAAGTTAACTCAAATGAGCTAGGTTATGGTGGTTACTACGGTCACTATGGTAGTTATGGACTAAATGGAAACAAAGATAAAAAATAA
- a CDS encoding YveK family protein — protein MDNQEKDLIQLDIMLLLRRIWEKKILIVLVTLLFTAVSLAYSIFLVTPQYSSTTKVYVVNQKKDDKAITTQDVQLGSLLVKDYKEIILSNKVMEDSAEKSGLGLTAKQLAGKVSVDAPKDTRIISITVRDKDPQVASDLANTVKSVSADQIKDVTKIDDVTTLEEAKAATSPSSPNIPRNAVLATALGFILAVAGVVLFELLDDRVKRAEDIEEAMGLVLLGVVPDTKTGKR, from the coding sequence ATGGATAATCAGGAAAAAGATTTAATACAGTTAGACATTATGCTACTGTTAAGAAGAATTTGGGAGAAGAAGATATTAATAGTATTAGTAACACTACTATTTACTGCGGTATCACTTGCTTATAGTATTTTCTTAGTAACGCCACAATACTCTTCTACTACGAAAGTATATGTGGTTAACCAAAAGAAAGATGATAAAGCAATCACAACACAAGACGTTCAACTAGGATCACTATTAGTAAAAGACTATAAAGAGATTATTCTTTCGAACAAAGTTATGGAAGATTCAGCAGAAAAGAGTGGATTAGGACTTACAGCAAAACAATTAGCAGGAAAAGTTAGTGTCGATGCACCAAAAGATACACGTATTATCTCAATCACTGTTCGAGATAAAGATCCACAAGTAGCTAGTGACTTAGCGAATACTGTAAAATCAGTATCAGCTGATCAGATTAAAGACGTAACAAAAATCGATGATGTAACGACATTAGAAGAAGCAAAAGCAGCTACATCACCAAGTTCTCCAAACATTCCTAGAAATGCGGTATTAGCGACAGCATTAGGATTTATCTTAGCTGTAGCTGGAGTAGTATTATTTGAACTACTAGATGATAGAGTTAAGAGAGCAGAAGATATTGAAGAAGCAATGGGGCTTGTGCTTTTAGGTGTAGTTCCAGATACAAAAACAGGAAAGAGATAA
- a CDS encoding CpsB/CapC family capsule biosynthesis tyrosine phosphatase: MIDIHSHVVFGVDDGAKTEKDTRDLLEESYRQGVRTIIATPHRRRGMFETDIEIIRENFKRVEEIAAEVASDLRVYLGSEVYYKEGEIEKIESGVYPKLADTDYVLVEFPYEMRYKEIHRAINKVILLGLTPVVAHVERYNDVDEKGVQELINMGAYIQVNAASVLKPKLIGDKHKHYKKRAKKYLDQELVHFIASDMHNMDSRRTFMKEAYDIIEKKYGPTIAYELFEKNQEKLLMNKII, encoded by the coding sequence ATGATAGATATACATTCCCATGTAGTCTTCGGAGTAGATGACGGTGCAAAAACTGAAAAAGATACTCGTGATTTGCTAGAAGAAAGCTACAGACAAGGTGTTAGAACGATTATCGCAACACCTCACAGAAGACGCGGAATGTTCGAAACAGATATTGAAATAATTAGAGAAAACTTCAAACGAGTAGAAGAAATTGCTGCTGAAGTAGCTAGCGACCTAAGGGTTTATTTAGGAAGCGAAGTCTACTACAAAGAAGGTGAAATTGAGAAAATCGAAAGTGGTGTATACCCAAAATTAGCTGATACAGACTATGTATTAGTCGAATTTCCTTATGAGATGCGCTATAAAGAAATCCACAGAGCGATAAATAAAGTTATATTACTAGGATTAACACCAGTAGTAGCTCACGTTGAAAGATACAACGATGTAGATGAAAAAGGTGTTCAAGAATTGATTAACATGGGTGCTTATATCCAGGTTAATGCAGCAAGTGTTCTCAAACCAAAGCTTATCGGTGATAAACACAAACATTACAAAAAACGAGCTAAGAAGTACCTAGACCAAGAGCTAGTTCACTTTATCGCAAGTGATATGCACAATATGGATTCTCGAAGAACATTTATGAAAGAAGCATATGACATTATCGAGAAAAAATACGGTCCAACAATAGCTTACGAACTATTTGAAAAAAATCAAGAAAAATTATTAATGAATAAAATAATATAA
- the cpsA gene encoding LCP family glycopolymer transferase CpsA: MRRNSSSRNARSESGIGAFDIVNGILAALLIILGGLVSWTMLKYDFLNFRGINYAIIGVIIVAIVLSVFLVIKKKAKIFNVIMLVVMNIALIFSYMQFRTAIGLFDNLNNNATVSEYTMNVVVLKNDKAEKLADLKDVTVSAPVSSDGENINKLMKEIRDKEKQSLNLSESKNYFSAYEELTAGTARAMVLNSSFEDLITSQHQDFKDKTKVIYSYKITKTVNAKAKQNAGDVFNVYVSGIDTYGPVSSVSRSDVNIIMTVNKKTGKILLTTTPRDSYVKIADGGNNQYDKLTHAGLYGVESSIHTLENVYGIKIDYYARLNFTSFLKLIDTVGGVDVYNDQAFVSYGGKKSFQPGLLHMNSEDALMFVRERYGLTGGDHDRGKNQEKVITAIIKKLTSKEGLANYQSVIKDLSESIQTNMPIETAMGLANEQLNSGKDYNVTSQALTGTGSMGLPSYAMPGAQLYMMQIDDKSLAEVTANIKDVLEGK, encoded by the coding sequence ATGAGAAGAAATTCAAGTAGCCGTAATGCTAGAAGTGAATCAGGTATAGGAGCTTTTGATATAGTTAATGGTATATTAGCTGCCTTACTGATCATACTCGGTGGACTGGTAAGTTGGACGATGTTAAAATACGACTTCCTAAACTTTAGAGGAATCAACTATGCGATAATCGGAGTAATAATCGTAGCGATAGTACTGTCGGTATTCCTAGTTATTAAGAAAAAAGCAAAAATATTTAATGTAATAATGTTAGTTGTTATGAATATTGCCTTGATATTCTCGTACATGCAATTTAGAACAGCGATTGGTTTATTCGATAATTTAAATAACAATGCAACGGTAAGCGAGTATACAATGAATGTCGTAGTCTTGAAAAATGACAAAGCTGAAAAATTGGCTGACCTAAAAGATGTTACGGTATCAGCGCCGGTTTCTTCAGATGGAGAAAACATCAATAAATTGATGAAAGAGATTCGCGATAAAGAAAAACAAAGTCTAAATCTTTCAGAATCAAAAAACTACTTCTCAGCTTATGAAGAACTAACAGCAGGAACAGCTAGAGCAATGGTGTTAAACAGCTCATTTGAAGACTTAATTACAAGTCAACACCAAGACTTTAAAGATAAAACAAAAGTAATATATTCATACAAAATAACAAAAACTGTAAATGCTAAAGCAAAACAAAATGCTGGAGACGTGTTTAACGTTTATGTAAGTGGTATTGATACATATGGACCTGTATCAAGTGTAAGTCGTTCAGATGTTAATATTATTATGACAGTAAACAAAAAAACTGGAAAAATCTTATTAACTACAACACCACGTGACTCATATGTGAAAATCGCTGATGGTGGTAATAATCAATATGACAAACTTACACACGCAGGACTATACGGTGTAGAATCATCAATTCATACATTAGAGAATGTCTACGGTATTAAAATTGATTATTATGCAAGACTTAACTTCACATCATTCCTAAAACTAATCGATACAGTTGGTGGGGTAGATGTGTATAATGATCAAGCGTTTGTATCGTATGGTGGAAAGAAAAGTTTCCAACCAGGATTATTACATATGAATTCTGAAGATGCTTTAATGTTTGTTCGAGAAAGATACGGGCTTACTGGTGGAGACCACGATCGTGGTAAAAATCAGGAAAAAGTTATTACAGCGATAATTAAAAAACTTACTTCGAAAGAAGGATTAGCGAATTATCAAAGTGTTATTAAAGATTTAAGTGAATCAATTCAGACAAACATGCCGATAGAAACAGCTATGGGTCTTGCGAATGAACAACTTAACTCAGGAAAAGATTACAATGTAACTTCTCAAGCGTTAACTGGTACTGGAAGTATGGGATTACCATCATATGCGATGCCTGGAGCACAACTATACATGATGCAAATCGATGATAAGAGTCTAGCGGAAGTAACAGCGAATATTAAAGATGTATTGGAAGGTAAGTAG
- a CDS encoding diacylglycerol/lipid kinase family protein: MIKIIVNSRSKKSLIELEKIERVLKREKSPYKVLKTSKNKNASDLMSEIHEDELIVIGGDGTINEVVNNYHGKEFIYLAYGSGNDLARSIRFDKTVEISRLLDSKKFIEYDVGVVNDRKFCSGFDIGFNADIIKRANGSRLKKYVGKYIYLLQGVIGIFMLKKYRAKISWDSGEIDTDSLYLLNIMIQPYEGGGIKFSQTATGQDGKLHIMVMENMNLITFVYNYLCLLLKKHNKLKRVIHITTDTLTVTTNQKYFQIDGELINSEEHLNLSCLSKFYKLKRIKNNEKKFK; the protein is encoded by the coding sequence ATGATTAAAATAATTGTTAATTCTAGGAGTAAAAAAAGTCTTATTGAACTTGAAAAAATAGAGCGTGTTTTAAAGAGGGAAAAGTCACCTTACAAAGTGCTAAAAACCTCTAAAAATAAGAACGCGAGTGACTTGATGAGTGAAATCCACGAAGATGAACTAATCGTCATCGGCGGAGATGGTACTATTAACGAAGTGGTAAATAACTATCATGGTAAAGAATTCATCTATCTCGCGTATGGATCTGGAAATGATCTTGCAAGATCAATAAGGTTCGATAAAACTGTTGAAATAAGTAGATTATTAGACTCAAAGAAATTTATAGAATATGATGTAGGTGTTGTTAACGATAGAAAATTCTGTTCGGGATTCGATATCGGTTTTAATGCTGACATAATTAAAAGAGCAAATGGCTCAAGGTTAAAAAAATATGTAGGAAAGTATATCTATCTTCTTCAAGGAGTAATAGGTATTTTCATGCTGAAAAAATATAGGGCGAAAATATCGTGGGACTCCGGTGAAATAGATACCGATAGCCTATATTTGTTAAATATTATGATTCAACCATATGAAGGAGGCGGAATAAAATTTTCGCAAACTGCTACAGGTCAAGATGGCAAACTCCACATTATGGTAATGGAGAACATGAATTTAATAACGTTTGTTTATAATTATCTTTGCTTACTTCTGAAAAAACATAATAAACTAAAAAGAGTTATACATATAACTACGGACACATTAACAGTAACGACAAATCAGAAATATTTTCAGATTGATGGAGAATTAATAAACAGCGAGGAACATTTAAATCTGAGTTGTCTTAGTAAATTTTATAAATTAAAGAGGATAAAAAATAATGAGAAGAAATTCAAGTAG
- a CDS encoding DUF4064 domain-containing protein, with translation MKPFSRKVEKILAWIANVIMILVTVLLSLGAFSSQLATAFKQKEFEPILYNLLQDPGVESLLKSSGLDIVSLLVLLVKVYTIVAIVALLLALIASFTMKARIVSGILFLLSAIVIGVMTVGILLPVYLLYFIVAIMLFARKAPKDPIDTDFTQTPEKPEIDRLEYL, from the coding sequence ATGAAACCATTTAGCAGAAAAGTTGAAAAAATCTTAGCGTGGATCGCGAATGTTATTATGATACTTGTTACAGTATTACTATCTCTTGGAGCATTTTCTAGTCAGTTAGCTACTGCTTTTAAACAAAAAGAATTTGAACCGATTCTTTATAACTTATTACAAGATCCAGGAGTTGAATCATTGTTAAAAAGTTCAGGTTTAGACATCGTATCGTTACTTGTATTATTGGTAAAAGTTTATACAATAGTTGCGATTGTTGCTTTATTATTAGCGCTAATAGCATCATTTACTATGAAAGCGAGAATTGTTTCAGGAATCTTATTCCTACTTTCAGCAATAGTAATCGGTGTAATGACAGTTGGGATACTACTTCCTGTATACTTACTATACTTTATTGTGGCGATTATGTTATTCGCAAGAAAAGCACCTAAAGATCCAATCGATACAGATTTTACACAAACACCTGAAAAACCAGAGATTGACAGATTAGAGTACTTATAA